The DNA window TACAATCGTCACCAAGAATGAAACGATCGTACTGTTCAACAACCAGCCCATGAAAGGTTTTTCCCGCGTCAAAGCGCGATAGGCGCCAAGCAGGCCGTTGTTGTGCCAGCCCAGGGCAACCTTGTCGCGCACCTTTTTATCAATGGCAATGAGCTGGCGGTAGGAATCGAATGAAGCATCCTCCGGTATCAAACGCAACGAAGTCGTGTGCAGCATGTCATTGGGCCGCAGCGATACGCCGATCACCTGCAGCACCGGATAAATCGTGAGCGCGGTGACGGCGATGAGAACGGCGTAAATCAAAACATAGGTCGGGGTCGATGTCGTCTTTTCAAGCTTCGGCATGAGGCAGACTCCCAATCATTTCTTCACCAGCTCGGGAATGATGTTGATGACAGCCGTTACAATCGCCACAGCCGCGGTAATGAGGGCGCTGATAATAGCGACTTTTTGCGTGGCTGAAAGCGAGGGCCAAAAACCGCTTGACTTGCCCGGCGCAGGCTCGGCTTCGGCGTTTTCCGGCGCAACAGCCGCAGCCGAGGGTTTCATTTCTTCGCGCAGCATGCGACAGAAGTCACGCGCTGAGGCCGGGCGCTGCTTGGGATCGACGCGCAAGCCGGCGAGCAACGCTTGCTTGACGGCCGCCGGCAAATGATGATTGAACTCAACCGGGTCGATGACTTTGCCTTCGACTTTTGCGGTGAGCAATTGATAAAGCGGCGCATCGATTTTAAACGGATATTTTCCAGTAAACATTTCATAAGCCACCACGGCAAAGGCATAAATATCCGAGGCCGGCGATTGCCGCGCATATTGAATCTCTTCCGGGCTGAGGTACGTCATGGTGCCACGATGCTCGGCGGCGGTGGCCGTTGAGATCTTGCCGATCACCGGAAAATATTTGGCCGCGCCAAAATCAGATAAACACGCATACACCGCCTGCTGGGGAAAAAGAATATTCTCCGGCTTAATATCGCCATGCACCAGCCCGTTTTGATGCGCGTAATCCACGGCCAGGGCGATTTGATCGAGAATGTTGAGCGCCGCGGCAGGCGCAAGAAAATCGCGGCCCTGCATCAACTGGCGCAAACTGCCGCCTTCGCAAAACGGCATCACTAAAAACGGCGCGGCATTGGGGCCCACATTTTCGCCGTAATCCAACACCGGTAAAATATTCGGATGGTTCATCGCCTGCT is part of the Cytophagia bacterium CHB2 genome and encodes:
- a CDS encoding serine/threonine protein kinase; protein product: MSATIYRGQRGSYQTDDPRPIAYGRVSVLLAGADKDGKKVALKVFREAPELKMEFAREIAAQQAMNHPNILPVLDYGENVGPNAAPFLVMPFCEGGSLRQLMQGRDFLAPAAALNILDQIALAVDYAHQNGLVHGDIKPENILFPQQAVYACLSDFGAAKYFPVIGKISTATAAEHRGTMTYLSPEEIQYARQSPASDIYAFAVVAYEMFTGKYPFKIDAPLYQLLTAKVEGKVIDPVEFNHHLPAAVKQALLAGLRVDPKQRPASARDFCRMLREEMKPSAAAVAPENAEAEPAPGKSSGFWPSLSATQKVAIISALITAAVAIVTAVINIIPELVKK